Sequence from the Catenuloplanes indicus genome:
CCGCGGACGGCAAGACGCTGATCACGATGTTCTACGAGGAGCATCGCAAGCCGGTCGCGATCGCCGACGTCTCCGAGCACGTCCAGCACGCGATCATCGCGGCCGAGGACACACGCTTCTACGAGCACAACGGCGTCGACATGAAGGGCGCGGCCCGCGCGTTCGTGGCGAACCAGCGCGCCGGCGGCGTCTCCCAGGGCGCCTCCACGCTGACCATGCAGTACGTCCGGATGGCGCTGCGCGACGGCGCCGAGTCCCCGGTCGAGGCGCTCGCCGCCACCGAGCAGACCACCGGCCGCAAACTGCGCGAGATGCGGCTGGCGATGGAGATCGAGAAGCGGATGTCCAAGGAGCAGATCCTGGAGGGCTACCTCAACTCGGCCTATTTCGGGCACCGTGCGTACGGCATCGCGGCCGCGTCCGAGGTCTTCTTCTCCAAGGACGCGAAGTCGCTCACCGTCGCCGAGGCCGCGCTGCTGGCCGGCCTGGTCAAGGCGCCGTCCGCGTACGATCCGGCCGGCCGGGACGCGGAAGCCGCGATCGCCCGCCGGGACTACGTGATCGACCGGATGGCCGAGGCCGGCTTCATCACCGCCCGCGAGGCGGAGAAGGAGAAGAAGACGCCGATCGCTCTGAAGCTGACCGACCCGCCGAACGACTGCGTCTCGGTCGCCGAGGACGTCAACGACTGGGGCTTCTTCTGCGACTACGTCAAGAACTGGTGGATGCAGCAGGACGCGTTCGGCGCGGACCCGGCCGCGCGGCTGGACCGGCTGCGCCGCGGCGGCTACCGCATCGTGACCACGCTCGACCCGGCCGTGCAGGCCAGCGCGCTGAAGAACGTGCTGGACAAGGAGCGCACGCGCAGCCGGTTCGCGCACGGCTCGGTTGCGATCGAGCCGGGCACCGGGCACGTGCGCGCGATGGCGGTCAACCGGGTCTACTCGCTGGACCAGAAGGACAACGGCAGGCACAGCGACCCGCGGCAGCGCCGGGCCGGACTGCTCGGCAACTACCCGAACACGGTCAACCCGCTGCTCGGCGGCGGCGACATGCCCGGATACCAGGCGGGCTCCACGTTCAAGCTGTTCACCATGCTGGCCGCGCTGGACGAGGGCATGCCGCTGAGCACCAGCTACTACGCGCCGCCGCGGCTCAAGACGAAGTACCCGGCGGACTGGGGCGACCCGACCAAGTGCGGCGACCGGTGGTGCGTGCGCAACGCCAGCAGCTCGATGACCGGGCGGAAGAACATGTGGTCCGGCTTCGGCCAGTCGGTGAACACGTACTTCGTGCAGCTGGAACAGAAGGTCGGCGCGCACCGCGCGGTGCGCATGGCGGAGCGTCTCGGGCTGCGCTGGCGTACCGAGATCGACCGGGTCCAGGCCTCGCCGGAGCGGGCGCGCGGCTGGGGCGCGTTCACGCTCGGCGTCGCGGACACCACGCCGCTGGAGATGGCGAACGCGTTCGCGACCGTGGCCGCGGACGGCCGGTACTGCGAGCCGCTGCCGGTGCTGTCCGTGACGAGCCCGGACGGCACCCCGGCACGGCGGACCGTGGACGGTGCCCCGGTCGACGTGGCCGCGCCGCGCTGCCACCAGGCGATCCCGGCCGACGTCGCGCGCGCGGCGACGGACGCGGCCCGGTGCACCACCGGCTCCTCGGACAGCGGCCGGTGCGGCGGCTGGTCGACCGCGCCGGACGTGCGCGGCACCGTCGACCGCCAGGTGGCCGGCAAGTCCGGCACCACGGACAACTACCAGGCGTCCTGGTTCGTCGGGTACGTCCCGCAGCTGGCCGTGGCCGCGTTCCTGGCCGATCCGGACAATCCGCAGCACCGGGTCGGCACCAGCAACGGCTACAAGTCGCGGGTCACGGTCGCGGAGACGCTGCGCGACGCGATGAAGGACCAGCCGGTCGAGAAGTTCACCCCGCCGTCGAAGGAGCTGACCCGCGGTTCCGACTGGGACCGGGATCGCTACCGCTACCGCGACCGGTGGCGTTAGAGCGCTCTAGCGCAGGTCGGCCGCGACCAACGACCACACCTCGAGGTCGGCGCGGTCGCCGAGCACGTGCCCGGCGCTGCGCAGCACGCCCTCGTAGCTGAAGCCGGCCTTCTCCGCGACGCGCCGGGCGGCCACGTTGCCGGGCGGCACCCGGATCTCCAGCCGCGCGAAACCGTGCTCCATGATCAGGGCGAACGACACCGCGATCACCGCCTCCGCGGCCAGCCCGTAGCCACGCGCGGCCGGCTCCAGCGCCACGCTGAGCTCGGTCACCCGGCCGGCCCAGTCGGTGCGCTTCGTCCAGAGGCTGCCGATCAGCCGGTCGTCCTCGCGGCGGACGATGCCGAGGTGATCGCCGGCCCCACTGTCCCGCCGCTCCTGCGCCTCGTCCGTGCACCACTCCAGGCCGTCGATCGACTCCTCGCCGAACGGCAGCCAGCGCCGGGTCAGGCGGTCGCTGAAGACGGCCCCTATCTGCTTCGCGTCGGCGCCGGTCAGTGCGCGGACGAGCAGACGAGGGGTGGAGACGGTCAGCGCCGGGAACGTGCGCACCGCCACAAGGCCAGTCACTCGGAGGACCCTACCGGCCGGGTACGACACTTCTCCCCGAATATTCATGGCTTTTCACCGTAAACAGTCCGCTTTGATCGTGCGAAGAGGCCGAAAACCGACAGATCACCACCGCCAGGAGCGGCCTTATCATCCGCGAGTAGCCTGCGAGGTGTGTACCGCTTCCTGTTCACCCCCCGCTGGCTGGGCTACCTCGCGCTCGCCCTCGCCGCGGCCGCGGTCATGGTGCTGCTCGGCAACTGGCAGCTGAGCCGCTATCAGGAACGCACCGCGATCAACGACCGGATCGACCGGGCGGACAGCGTCGCACCGGTCCCGCTCGGCGAGACCGTGGCCGCACCCACCGCGACCGGCACCCCAGGGCCCGCGCCCGGCCAGGACGCGGAGTGGACCCGCGTCACCGTCACCGGCGTCTACGACCCGGCCCACGAGATCCTGGCCCGCAGCCGTACCGTGGCCGGTCAGGTCGGTTTCGAGGTGGTCACGCCGCTGCGGCTGGCGGACGGCACCGCGGTGCTCGTCGACCGCGGCTGGATCCCGCCGGCTGACGGCGGCGCGCTGGCCCGCCCGGCGATCCCACCGGCGCCGGCCGGCACCGTCACGGTGATCGGCAAGATCCGCCTGTCGGAGAGCAAGGCCGGTGCGGTCGAGCGGCTGGACGGCCGACTGGAGACCCGGCGGATCGGCCTGGCCATGCTCGCACCGGAGCTGCCGTACCCGATCTATGGCACGTTCTTGCAGCTCACCGAGCAGCAGCCGGCCGCCGACCCGATCTTCACGCAGATCGAGGCGCGCCACGAGAACGCCTGGCAGAACGGCGGCTACGCGGTCCAGTGGTGGCTCTTCGCCGCGCTCACGCTGGTCGGCTTCGCCTGGGCCGCCCGCCGCGAGGCCCGTGGCCCGGTCACGCCGGCCGGCAGCCGCCTCGCGGAGGACGCCGAGCACTACGCGAACGTCGCTTCCGAAAAACCCTGAAGTCGCTTTTCCCGCTTCCGGCGTGGTCACCGTCCGTACGCTCCCGCGGGCACCGGTCGGCCGCGGGCGGCCTCCCTGTCAGTTCCGTCGTGGGTCGCCGAAACCCGCGCCACGGTGATCAATACCGGAACAGCGCGAGGTTCCGCTGCAACGCGGTGGCCACCCGGGCCAGATCGGCCGACGCCTGCGCCGTGTCCGCGGCCGCGCCGGTCGTCTCGGCCGCCGCCTCCGCCACGCCGGTCACGTTCGCGCTGATCTCGGACGAGCCGGCGGCGACCTCGTTCACGTTGCGGCTCATCTCCGCCGTGGTCGCGGTCTGCTCCTCGACCGCCGCCGCGATCGCGCTCTGGGTCGCGTTGATTTGCTCGATCACGCCGCTGATGTCGGCGATCGCGGCCACCGCGGCCGCCGCGTCGCTCTGGATCGCCGCGACCCTGGTCGAGATGTCGCCGGTCGCCCGCGCGGTCTCCTGCGCCAGGTCCTTGACCTCGCTGGCCACCACCGCGAAGCCCTTGCCCGCGTCACCGGCCCGGGCCGCCTCGATCGTGGCGTTCAGTGCGAGCAGATTGGTCTGCTCCGCGATCGCGGTGATCAGCTTGACCACGTTGCCGATCTCCGCGGACGACGCGCCGAGCTGGTCGAGGATCTCGCCGGCGCGCGCGGACGCGGTCACCGCGCCGGCCGCGACGTCCGCGGCGCTGGACGTGGACCGGGCGATCTCCGAGATCGACGCGCCGATCTCGTCACTGCCGGCCGCGATCGTGGAGATGTTCACGCTGATCTGCTCCGCCGCGGACGACGCGGCCTGTGCCTGCGCGGAGGAACGCGTGGCCGAGTCGTTGACCCGGCCGGCGACCGCGGACAGCTCCTCGCTGGAGGAACCGAGCGTGCCGACGTTCGTGCCGATCTCCCGCATCGCGCCGGCGATCCGGTCCAGCGCGGTGTTCAGCGACGTGGCCATCCGGCCCACCTCGTCCCGCCCGGTCACGTCCAGCCGCTGGTCGAGACCGCCTTCGGCCAGCTCGGTCAGGACCGACACGGTACGGCCGAGCGGTCCGGCGATCATTCGGCTGATCACGATCACCACCGCCACGCTGAGCGCGATCGCCCCCGCGATCAACCCCCAGATCAGCGTGGCGGCCGCGGACGAGGCGGCGGTCGCGTCGTCCAGCGCGGTCCGCGCGGCGGCATCCTCGATGCCCTGCAGGTCGTCCAGCGCCTCGCTCATCGCGCGCTCCAGCGCCCGGCCCCGCGCGTCGTACGCGGTGAGGAACGCGTCGAAGTCGCTCGACTCGGCGGCCGGGATCAGCTCCTCGGTCCGGGCCTGCCGGAACTCGGTGAGCGCGGCGGCGAACCGGTCCCGCGCCTCCTCCCGGCCGGTCATGTCGGTGGCGGTGTAGAGTGCCCAGTTCTCGTCCAGCTCCTCGTCGGTCGCCGCCATCTCGTTCGCGACCTCGGCCGTCGCGGCCTCGGTCGGCGCCAGCGCGTAGTTGAACAGCTCCCGGCCGATCTCCTGGTTGGCCGTGTCGACCAGGCCGAGCCAGTAGATCGCCTGCAGGCTGTCCCGGTACATGCCCTGCAGCCGGTCCTGCGCCCGGTGCAGCTGCACCATCCCGACCAGGCCGATCACCAGCGACAACAGCAGGACCACCGTGAAGCTGAGCGCCAGCTTGCCCGCGACCCGCAGGTCACGGAACGCGGCCACCGGTCCCCTCATCGCCCCTCCTCAGCACCACCGTTCCGGTTCGAATATGGCATTCGCCGGGATCACGATCCGGAGTTCCGGGCAACTCGCACCGAGGTAGCGGGTGATCGATATCATGAGGAGGCCCACCGTCGCATTTGCCCCGTTTAACGATGTCCACCTATCCGACAACCCGTAAATCCACGGTTAACAGCTCGAAACATCCACGAAATAGGACAATATGGGCGACGGAATTGCTGTGGTCTAATCGGACGAAGAGTCACAGCGATTTCGGGGGTACGCGTAACCATGGCCGACAGCCCGACACGGGAGTGGAATGGCATGGTCATTCCGTCGCCCGGGACATACGAGCTGGACGAGGCGCACAAGCGGGTGGGCTTCACGGCACAGCACATGATGGTCAGTCCGGTGCGCGGCGAGTTCACCCAGGCGCGGGCCACGATTACGGTGGCGGACGACCCGCTGCAATCAACTGTGACGGCCGTCATTCAGGCGAACTCTATCGACACCACCAATCCGGAACGTGACGCGCATCTCTCCGGCACCGATTTCCTCGACGTCGAGACGTTCCCGACGCTCGAATTCCGGAGCACCGGCGTGAAATACGAGGAGCCGGACGACGCCATCTTCTCCTGGGCGAAGATGCGGGCCGGCAACAAGCTCACCCGCCGTTCCATGGCCACCGTGCCCGAGCCGGCCGGCAAGCGGTCCGGCAGGTTCGTGCTCTCCGGCGACCTGCGGATCAAGGACGTGACCCACCCGGTCGAGCTAAAGGTGGAGTTCGGCGGCGCGCGGCGCGATCCGTACGGCCGGGACATCGTGGGTTTCAGCGCGCACACCGAGATCAACCGCGAGGATTACGGCCTGCTCTGGAACGTGGCGCTGGAGAGCGGCGGCGTCCTGGTCGGCAAGAAGGTCCGGATCGAGATAGCCGGCGAGGCCATCCGCGCGGCATGATCCGCCCTAGGGGGAAGCTCAGGGTCGCCAGGCTTGCCGTGCTGGGGCACGATCGCAGGGAGTCCGGCTATCTCGGGAGCGTGACATGACGACCGACCCCACAGGCAACACCCCGGCTCGGCGACGGGTGACGCTCACCGGCATCAGCTCGCGGGCCTGGGAGCACCCGGCCGACCGGGGCGCGCTCACCGCGCTGCGCGAGCTGCGCGGCTTCGACGACGTGGTGAAGGCGTTCTTCGGCATGTGGAACGAGCGCGGTTTCCGCCTGTCGTACCTGGCCGGCGGCATCCGCGTGGACCACCGGCAGTACCCGTCGGTCTACGCGCGCTACGCGGAGGCCGGTGCCGCGCTCGACATCGAGGAGCTGCCCGAGCTGTACGTCGAGCAGAACCCGATGATCGGCGGCAAGGCGATCGGCCTGGACCGCCCGTTCATCGTGATCACCACCGGCGCGGTCCAGCAGCTCGACGACGAGGAGCTGCGCACGCTGCTCGGGCACGAGCTGGGCCACGTGCGCAGCGGCCACGCGGTCTACAAGACGATCCTGATGGTGCTGACCCGCTGGGCGACGAACATCGCCTGGCTGCCGGTCGGCGCGATCGCGATCCGGGCGATCATCGCGGCGATGTACGAGTGGTGGCGCAAGGCCGAGCTCTCCGCGGACCGGGCCGGTCTGCTCGCCGGGCAGGACCCGGCCGCGGCGCTGCGCCTGCTGATGAAGCTGGCCGGCGGCGGCGACCTCAGCCAGATCGACACCACCGCGTTCCTGGAGCAGGCCGCGGAGTACGCCGGCGGCGGCGACGTCCGGGACAGCCTGCACAAGCTGCGGATGACCGCGTGGAGCAGCCACCCGGTGCCGGTCGCGCGCGCGGCCGACCTGCGCCAGTGGACCGACTCCGGGGCGTACGCGCGGATTCTCGGCGGCGACTACCCGCACCGCGACACGGACGGCGACGCCAAGGTCAGCGACGCGGCGAAGGAGGCCGCGGAGTCGTACCGCGAATCCTTCGCGAACTCGACCGATCCGCTGGTCGGCCTGGTCCGGCGGGTCGGCGGCGGCGCGGCCGACATCGGCGAGTGGGCCGGCAGCCAGGCCGGCAAGGCACGCGACTGGGCGAGCACCGCGGCGGACTCCGCGGCCCGCGCGGCCCGGCGCCGCCCGCCGGGCACGAACGGCGGCGCCGACCAGCAATAAGATTGTCCGCATGACGGATTCGATCATGGATGAGGCGGCCCTCCGCGCGGCGATCCTGCGGGAGATGCCGGGCGTGCGCGCCGACCTGGAACGGCTCGTGCGGATTCCCGGAATC
This genomic interval carries:
- a CDS encoding GNAT family N-acetyltransferase, producing the protein MTGLVAVRTFPALTVSTPRLLVRALTGADAKQIGAVFSDRLTRRWLPFGEESIDGLEWCTDEAQERRDSGAGDHLGIVRREDDRLIGSLWTKRTDWAGRVTELSVALEPAARGYGLAAEAVIAVSFALIMEHGFARLEIRVPPGNVAARRVAEKAGFSYEGVLRSAGHVLGDRADLEVWSLVAADLR
- a CDS encoding M48 family metallopeptidase → MTTDPTGNTPARRRVTLTGISSRAWEHPADRGALTALRELRGFDDVVKAFFGMWNERGFRLSYLAGGIRVDHRQYPSVYARYAEAGAALDIEELPELYVEQNPMIGGKAIGLDRPFIVITTGAVQQLDDEELRTLLGHELGHVRSGHAVYKTILMVLTRWATNIAWLPVGAIAIRAIIAAMYEWWRKAELSADRAGLLAGQDPAAALRLLMKLAGGGDLSQIDTTAFLEQAAEYAGGGDVRDSLHKLRMTAWSSHPVPVARAADLRQWTDSGAYARILGGDYPHRDTDGDAKVSDAAKEAAESYRESFANSTDPLVGLVRRVGGGAADIGEWAGSQAGKARDWASTAADSAARAARRRPPGTNGGADQQ
- a CDS encoding methyl-accepting chemotaxis protein codes for the protein MRGPVAAFRDLRVAGKLALSFTVVLLLSLVIGLVGMVQLHRAQDRLQGMYRDSLQAIYWLGLVDTANQEIGRELFNYALAPTEAATAEVANEMAATDEELDENWALYTATDMTGREEARDRFAAALTEFRQARTEELIPAAESSDFDAFLTAYDARGRALERAMSEALDDLQGIEDAAARTALDDATAASSAAATLIWGLIAGAIALSVAVVIVISRMIAGPLGRTVSVLTELAEGGLDQRLDVTGRDEVGRMATSLNTALDRIAGAMREIGTNVGTLGSSSEELSAVAGRVNDSATRSSAQAQAASSAAEQISVNISTIAAGSDEIGASISEIARSTSSAADVAAGAVTASARAGEILDQLGASSAEIGNVVKLITAIAEQTNLLALNATIEAARAGDAGKGFAVVASEVKDLAQETARATGDISTRVAAIQSDAAAAVAAIADISGVIEQINATQSAIAAAVEEQTATTAEMSRNVNEVAAGSSEISANVTGVAEAAAETTGAAADTAQASADLARVATALQRNLALFRY
- a CDS encoding transglycosylase domain-containing protein; the protein is MERTTSAVGRLAALLRTGIIVGVILAGMAYPLAALAGLGAKAGIEKVRELPHELTVPPSAQTSYVYAADGKTLITMFYEEHRKPVAIADVSEHVQHAIIAAEDTRFYEHNGVDMKGAARAFVANQRAGGVSQGASTLTMQYVRMALRDGAESPVEALAATEQTTGRKLREMRLAMEIEKRMSKEQILEGYLNSAYFGHRAYGIAAASEVFFSKDAKSLTVAEAALLAGLVKAPSAYDPAGRDAEAAIARRDYVIDRMAEAGFITAREAEKEKKTPIALKLTDPPNDCVSVAEDVNDWGFFCDYVKNWWMQQDAFGADPAARLDRLRRGGYRIVTTLDPAVQASALKNVLDKERTRSRFAHGSVAIEPGTGHVRAMAVNRVYSLDQKDNGRHSDPRQRRAGLLGNYPNTVNPLLGGGDMPGYQAGSTFKLFTMLAALDEGMPLSTSYYAPPRLKTKYPADWGDPTKCGDRWCVRNASSSMTGRKNMWSGFGQSVNTYFVQLEQKVGAHRAVRMAERLGLRWRTEIDRVQASPERARGWGAFTLGVADTTPLEMANAFATVAADGRYCEPLPVLSVTSPDGTPARRTVDGAPVDVAAPRCHQAIPADVARAATDAARCTTGSSDSGRCGGWSTAPDVRGTVDRQVAGKSGTTDNYQASWFVGYVPQLAVAAFLADPDNPQHRVGTSNGYKSRVTVAETLRDAMKDQPVEKFTPPSKELTRGSDWDRDRYRYRDRWR
- a CDS encoding SURF1 family cytochrome oxidase biogenesis protein, with translation MYRFLFTPRWLGYLALALAAAAVMVLLGNWQLSRYQERTAINDRIDRADSVAPVPLGETVAAPTATGTPGPAPGQDAEWTRVTVTGVYDPAHEILARSRTVAGQVGFEVVTPLRLADGTAVLVDRGWIPPADGGALARPAIPPAPAGTVTVIGKIRLSESKAGAVERLDGRLETRRIGLAMLAPELPYPIYGTFLQLTEQQPAADPIFTQIEARHENAWQNGGYAVQWWLFAALTLVGFAWAARREARGPVTPAGSRLAEDAEHYANVASEKP
- a CDS encoding YceI family protein is translated as MVIPSPGTYELDEAHKRVGFTAQHMMVSPVRGEFTQARATITVADDPLQSTVTAVIQANSIDTTNPERDAHLSGTDFLDVETFPTLEFRSTGVKYEEPDDAIFSWAKMRAGNKLTRRSMATVPEPAGKRSGRFVLSGDLRIKDVTHPVELKVEFGGARRDPYGRDIVGFSAHTEINREDYGLLWNVALESGGVLVGKKVRIEIAGEAIRAA